In Sulfitobacter sp. LCG007, the sequence GACATGCTCGAAACGATGTATGACGCGCCGGGCATCGGACTTGCGGCGCCGCAAGTCGGGGTGCTGCAACGGCTCATCGTGCTCGACTGCGTCAAGGACGACAGGGAAAAGCCGCGCCCGCTCGTCATGTTCAATCCCGAGATCGTTGCATCCTCGCCAGAGGCCAGCGTCTACGAGGAAGGCTGCCTGTCGCTTCCCGAGCAATACGCCGAGGTCACGCGTCCGGCGGAGGTCGAGGTGCGCTGGATCGATTCCGAGGGCAGGGAGCGGCAGGAAACCTTCGACAGGCTCTGGGCGACCTGCGTGCAGCACGAGATCGACCATCTCGACGGCAAGCTCTTCATCGACTACCTCAAGCCGATGCGGCGCCAGATGATCACCCGCAAGATGGTCAAGATGAAGCGCGAGCTCGCGCGGGGATGAGCGTCCTGCCGATCCTGCTCTGGCCCGATGCGCGGCTCTCGGTGCCCTGCGCGCCGGTGGGCGAGGTCACGCAGGAGACGCGCGCACTTGCCGCCGACATGCTGGAAACCATGTATGCGGCCCCCGGGCGCGGGCTTGCGGGTCCGCAGGTGGGCGTTCTGAAGCGCATCTTCGTGATGGACGTGGCCTGGAAGGACGGAGCGGCCGAACCGATGGTGTTCATCGACCCGGATGTGACGCCGCTCGACCCCGAGCGGCGGACCGGAGCCGAAGGTTGCCTTTCGATTCCCGGCGTGACGGCACAGGTCGAACGCTGGGCGCGCGTGAAGGCCGCGTGGACGGACCTGGACGGGCAGCGGCGCGAAGGGACATTCGACGGCTTTGCGGCAGTTTGCATCCAGCACGAGACGGATCACCTCGACGGGATCGTGACGCTCGACCGGGTCGGGGCGGACGTGCGGGACGAGATGCTGCGGGCTTACGAGACGGGTTCGGCTTGACACGCCGGCGCATCCTGCCCTGGCCGGATCCCCGCCTGCGCAAGCCAGCCGCGCCGGTGGAAGAGATCACCGACGAGATCCGCGCGATCTGGGAGGACATGATCGAGACGATGGACGCGATGCCGGGCGTTGGCCTCGCGGGGCCGCAGATCGGGGTCATGCTGCAGCTGGCTGTGGTGGATGCGAGCGAGGCGCGCGATCGGCGCATCCGATTGGCCAATCCAGTGATGCTTGACGCCTCGGCGGTGATGCGCGAACACGAGGAAGGCAGCCCGAACCTGCCGGGGGTGTCGGCCAGGATTTCCCGCCCGCGGGGCGTGACGGTGCGCTACCTCGACGAGACCGGAGTCTGGACACGGCGCGATTTCGTCGGACTGGAGGCTACGAGCGTGCAGCACCAGATCGATCATCTGCAGGGCAGGATGTATTTCGACCGCCTCGGCAAGGTGAAGCGCGACATGCTGCTGCGCCGGGCGCGGAAACTTGGGAACTGACGGTGCGCCGGGGCGCACCTTACGGGCAGCTCCCGTAGGGTGGGCTCCAGCCCACCGTCGCTGGGGAGATCGTCATGCGCGTGGTTTTCATGGGCACACCGGAATTTTCGGTCCCGGCGCTCGACGCGCTGGTCGGGGCGGGCCATGACGTCGTCTGCGTCTACAGCCAGCCACCGCGTCCGGCGGGGCGTGGCAAAAGGGACCGGCCAAGCCCGGTACAGGTCCGGGCCGAGGCGCTCGGGATCGAGCTGCGCCATCCGGTGAGTCTGAAGAGCGCGGAGGTTCAGGCCGATTTTGCGGCGCTGAAGCCGGATGTCGCCGTTGTGGTCGCCTATGGCCTCATCCTGCCGCAGCCGGTGCTGGATGCGCCGACACATGGCTGTCTCAACATTCATGCGAGCCTGCTGCCGCGCTGGCGCGGGGCCGCGCCGATCCACCGGGCGATCATGGCCGGCGACGCGCAGACCGGCGTGTGCATCATGCAGATGGAAGCCGGGCTCGATACTGGCCCGGTGCTGCTTCGGGGCGAAACGCCGATCGGCGCGGAGGAGACCACGGAGGTGCTGCACGACCGGCTCGGCATGCTGGGCGCCGGGCTCATCGTCGAGGCGCTTGAGCGTCTGGACAGCCTCGTGCCTGAACCGCAGCCGGCAGCGGGCGTGACCTACGCGGCCAAGATCGACAAGGCGGAGGCGCGCATCGACTGGACACGCCCCGCGGCCGAAGTGGACCGCCAGATCCGGGGCATGGCGCCCTTTCCGGGTGCCTGGTTCGAGGCCAACGGCACCCGCATCAAGGTGCTCGGCAGCCGCCTGGCGCAGGGTAGGGGAGAGCCCGGTACGGTCCTCCACGATCCCTTGCGGATCGTCTGCGGCACCGGTGCGGTCGAGCTGCTGCGCCTCCAGCGCGCCGGGAAGGGCGTGCAGGACGCCCGCGAGTTCCTCAACGGCTGGCCTCTGGCGGAAGGCCTGCGCCTTCAGTGATCCTGTGCGTTCAGCCCAGAAGAGCCGCCACTTCGGCCTTCACCTCTGCCGCCGCCTTTTCCTTCACCGGCCCGTAGCCGCGGATATCCATCGGTGCGGATAGCGCCCTCAGCGCGGCATCGGGCGCCAGCGTCCCGAGACGGGCGGGAAGTTCCGCGAGGATCGTCTCGTACCAGCCGATGAGATCGCGTTCCAGCCGTCGGTCGGGGTGATAGGCGAAGGGGTCGTACCAGCGTCCCCGGATCGACTTCATCCGCGCCAGCAGACCGAAGGCGGCGTTCATCCAGGGACCGAACTGCCGCTTCTTCGGCCGTCCCCGCGCGTCTCGCCGGGCGGGCAGGAGCGGCGGGGCGAGGTGGTGGTGCACCCTGTAGTCGCCTTCGAAATTCTCCGCGATGCGCTCGGCAAAGCCGGGCAGGCGATGCAGTCGCGCCACTTCGTATTCGTCCTTGTAGGCCATCAGCTTGAACAGCGACCTTGCGGCGGCGGCGCACAGCGCATCCGCCGCGTCGCCGGGCAGGGCGGCGTGAAAGGCCGCCAGCCGGTCGCGGTAGCGCGCGGCGTAGGCGGCATCCTGATAGTCGGTCAGGAAGGCCGCGCGCCGCTCGATCACGGCTTCGGGTGTATCGTCGGGCACTGCCGCATCGGGCAGGGCAGTGCGCAGCTTTTCCGGGGCCTGCGCCATCACGCGGCCATAGGAGAAGGCCATCATGTTGCGCTCCGGGGTCACGCCGTTCAGCTCGACGGCCCGCGCCAGCGCCTCGAGCCCCACCGGGACGAGGCCCTTCTGCCAGGCGAAACCCAGCATCATCATGTTGGCATAGACGGAATCGCCCAGCAGCGCCTCGGCCATCGCGTTGGCGTCGAAGGAGGACAGGTTCTCCGCCCCCACGGCACCCTCGATGACCGCGCGGCGCTCGGCGATCCTGAGGTCGGCGTCGCGGTTCAGCACAAGATCGCCTGTCGGCATCTCGGCCAGGTTCAGCACCATGCGCGTGCCGCGCCGGTAATGCGCCGAGGCCTTGGGTGCGGACGAGACGACCGCGTCGCAGCCGATGACCGCATCGGCCTGCGCCTCGTCGATCCGGACCTGATGAACCAGCTCGGGGCGCTCTGCGAGGCGGACATAGCCCAGCACCGTACCGAACTTCTGAGCGAAGCCGGTAAAGTCGAGAACGCTCGACCCCTTGCCCTCCAGATGCGCGGCCATGGAGATGACGGCGCCAACGGTGATCACGCCGGTGCCGCCGACGCCGGTGACGAGAAGATCATAAGGTGCCTCGAGCGTCGGAAGCTCGGGATCCGGCAGGGCAGCGGTCAGCGCCGCGACGTCGAACCCCGCGCCCGCCTTCCTGCGCCGCGTCGCGCCTTCGACGGTGACGAAGCTGGGGCAGAAACCGTCGAGACAGGCGTAATCCTTGTTGCAGGAATTCTGGTTGATCTTGCGCTTGGTGCCGAACTCGGTCGGCAACGGCTCCACGCTCAGGCAGTTGCTGGCGATCGAGCAATCGCCGCAGCCTTCGCAGACGAGCTCGTTGATCATGACGAAGCGCTTGGGGTCCTCCATCCTGCCACGCTTGCGGCGGCGGCGTTTCTCGGTGGCGCAGGTCTGTTCGTAGATCAGCGCGGTGACGCCCGGGATCTCGCGCAGCTCGCGCTGGATCGCGTCGAGGCGGGAGCGGTCGTCGAAACTCGTGCCTGAGGGGAACTCCGCACGGTCGAACTTGCCGATGTCGTCCGACAGGACCGCAATGCGCGCGATTCCCTCGGCCCGGCAGCTCTGGGCGATGGCGGCGGCCGAGACGGGACCGTCCACGGGCTGGCCCCCTGTCATGGCGACCGCGTCGTTGTAGAGGATCTTGTAGGTGATGTTGGTCCTCGCCGCGACCGCCTGCCGGATCGCCAGCACGCCGGAATGATACCATGTCCCCTCGCCGAGGTTCTGGAAGATGTGCTTGCCGCCGTTGAACATCGACTGGGCGATCCATGGCACGCCTTCGCCGCCCATCTGGGCATAGCCCACCGTCTCGCGGTCCATCCAGCTTGCCATCACGTGACAGCCGATGCCCGAGGCGGCAATCGAGCCTTCCGGCACGCGGGTGGAGGTGTTGTGCGGGCAGCCCGAGCAGAAATAGGGGGTCC encodes:
- the def gene encoding peptide deformylase — protein: MSVLPILLWPDARLSVPCAPVGEVTQETRALAADMLETMYAAPGRGLAGPQVGVLKRIFVMDVAWKDGAAEPMVFIDPDVTPLDPERRTGAEGCLSIPGVTAQVERWARVKAAWTDLDGQRREGTFDGFAAVCIQHETDHLDGIVTLDRVGADVRDEMLRAYETGSA
- the def gene encoding peptide deformylase, whose product is MTRRRILPWPDPRLRKPAAPVEEITDEIRAIWEDMIETMDAMPGVGLAGPQIGVMLQLAVVDASEARDRRIRLANPVMLDASAVMREHEEGSPNLPGVSARISRPRGVTVRYLDETGVWTRRDFVGLEATSVQHQIDHLQGRMYFDRLGKVKRDMLLRRARKLGN
- the def gene encoding peptide deformylase, with the protein product MKRDIILFPDPRLKKAAAPVDDLSDDLRALARDMLETMYDAPGIGLAAPQVGVLQRLIVLDCVKDDREKPRPLVMFNPEIVASSPEASVYEEGCLSLPEQYAEVTRPAEVEVRWIDSEGRERQETFDRLWATCVQHEIDHLDGKLFIDYLKPMRRQMITRKMVKMKRELARG
- the fmt gene encoding methionyl-tRNA formyltransferase, with translation MRVVFMGTPEFSVPALDALVGAGHDVVCVYSQPPRPAGRGKRDRPSPVQVRAEALGIELRHPVSLKSAEVQADFAALKPDVAVVVAYGLILPQPVLDAPTHGCLNIHASLLPRWRGAAPIHRAIMAGDAQTGVCIMQMEAGLDTGPVLLRGETPIGAEETTEVLHDRLGMLGAGLIVEALERLDSLVPEPQPAAGVTYAAKIDKAEARIDWTRPAAEVDRQIRGMAPFPGAWFEANGTRIKVLGSRLAQGRGEPGTVLHDPLRIVCGTGAVELLRLQRAGKGVQDAREFLNGWPLAEGLRLQ
- a CDS encoding indolepyruvate ferredoxin oxidoreductase family protein, whose amino-acid sequence is MTQHARKPSSYALSDRYTRAEGRVFMTGTQALVRILLDQARRDRAAGLNTAGFVSGYRGSPLGGVDQELWRNGKLLQQERIKFLPAVNEDLGATAVLGAQQAVLDPHCEVEGVFSMWYGKGPGVDRSGDALKHGNAYGSAPKGGVLVVAGDDHGSVSSSMPHQSDVAFMAWFMPTLNPASVAEYQAFGEYGYALSRFSGTWVGFKAISETVESGMSVELSPDRVFTQPDITVPPGGLHVRVADLPSPEIETRIRHKLAAVQAFVEANPIDRAIYGITDATFGFVSTGKGHLDLMEALRLLGLDEARCRTLGIDIYKVGMVWPLAHNSALDFVTGKREVLVVEEKRGIIESQFKEQFYDWPGRKPERMVGKYDEAMNPLVPWTGELSPRLLLPIIAARLDAFFPEEGFPAKARALTETVPQLLSVKGATRTPYFCSGCPHNTSTRVPEGSIAASGIGCHVMASWMDRETVGYAQMGGEGVPWIAQSMFNGGKHIFQNLGEGTWYHSGVLAIRQAVAARTNITYKILYNDAVAMTGGQPVDGPVSAAAIAQSCRAEGIARIAVLSDDIGKFDRAEFPSGTSFDDRSRLDAIQRELREIPGVTALIYEQTCATEKRRRRKRGRMEDPKRFVMINELVCEGCGDCSIASNCLSVEPLPTEFGTKRKINQNSCNKDYACLDGFCPSFVTVEGATRRRKAGAGFDVAALTAALPDPELPTLEAPYDLLVTGVGGTGVITVGAVISMAAHLEGKGSSVLDFTGFAQKFGTVLGYVRLAERPELVHQVRIDEAQADAVIGCDAVVSSAPKASAHYRRGTRMVLNLAEMPTGDLVLNRDADLRIAERRAVIEGAVGAENLSSFDANAMAEALLGDSVYANMMMLGFAWQKGLVPVGLEALARAVELNGVTPERNMMAFSYGRVMAQAPEKLRTALPDAAVPDDTPEAVIERRAAFLTDYQDAAYAARYRDRLAAFHAALPGDAADALCAAAARSLFKLMAYKDEYEVARLHRLPGFAERIAENFEGDYRVHHHLAPPLLPARRDARGRPKKRQFGPWMNAAFGLLARMKSIRGRWYDPFAYHPDRRLERDLIGWYETILAELPARLGTLAPDAALRALSAPMDIRGYGPVKEKAAAEVKAEVAALLG